In a genomic window of Mastacembelus armatus chromosome 3, fMasArm1.2, whole genome shotgun sequence:
- the nfat5b gene encoding nuclear factor of activated T-cells 5 isoform X3: MEGPRSACSTSSSSTMHSSASTDDQNPVHSSNVDPEGTKSSRAVTEVIAAENGDGNGSSGGNCRGNTELGGGKGVTSQDAQPHHQMTPSKRRTVLNISPPPQDLFDDSSMSCQNETTLDSEQSNSIWVDDSLSNFSIMSTVSYNDNTEVPRKSRKRTPRQRPGPKSVPTEEASMDMFDADSAKGPHFVLSQLGSDNKTGPKGSSDDTQATNQKGGTLSMQYPQKSEGKELKILVQPETQHRARYLTEGSRGSVKDRTQQGFPTVKLEGVKEPVVLQVFVGNDTGRVKPHGFYQACRVTGRNTTACKEVDIDGTTVIEVSLDPSTNMTLAVDCVGILKLRNADVEARIGVAGSKKKSTRARLVFRVNIPRPDGSVLTLQTPSSPILCTQPAGVPEILKKSLHSCSVRGGEEVFIIGKNFLKDTKVIFQENVSDEKSWKAEAEIDMELFHQNHLIVKVPPYQHQDITSGVCAGIYVVTSAGRSHDVQPFTYTPDTAKHDIPVKKETLSPVKTCSFDDQLKVLDGGLMPSMLPLVKREDVTPMEVTSNLQSSGVFKTDDLCPAQQNTDMTAGHQNKNTPFSNNLSQPASDADKGQAPVFNNIEPLSAIQEQDIAATSSFSVPAESVLQPGAQQFLLEPREGLGQERPGSGPGAVGRLCGEPTPQQQQLSLFPSDEVAQLEEAVRQLKAKGFCSLPLQPDNSMAKQQQQQQQHIQHQQQIQEQQIQQQQQQQQLQQQQQLQQQQQLQQQQQLQQQQQLQQQQQQQIQQQQLQQHVLENLQQHLFQSQIQMQCSMFQDASQGKNADQQGSPQRVIPNQGSLFQQAQHQQHQQHQQQQQQQQQQQAALFQQADDLLSIQTKFLQHTPSHPSPPMFHNPSSLAETQNPQEALFQKASQEQVQAALFQNTMTVLQSPEQQPSTPGLFLPQTSLSTQLIASSSQQQQQQQQQQQQQQQQQQQQLAFLSALQSPAPEPQSVFQSQNQLSPIQQRSPMEQQQPPQPQSHTQPTQQPSLFQNISPHPSVNTLSPGQQQQQQADLLFCNNPLSTADQASGLLFSSQGQMPSLTSSSLVSQEPQNPSLLFSQASMVTVNQQDRSEPMALGNPTNPQQQVLFQEQQPMQLGSSSNNQQEQPVSLFIPQSNMASLQGGLAQELAHSSMFASQNGVANLQTTTSSPVQQPGTLFQTAVSGSINQPSQPQQPGLFLFGIQNECSRLMNTPGNTLSDQIMAISQSGQNQRESDARIQSLLSQSLSQSGTVQNSMSASQNMEKINDLLVSLQESGSNLTHSY, translated from the exons ATGGAAGGCCCCCGCAGTGCTTGTTCCACCTCTTCCAGTTCTACCATGCATTCCAGTGCTTCAACCGATGACCAGAATCCAGTTCACAGCAGCAATGTTGACCCAGAGGGTACCAAGAGTAGCCGAGCAGTTACAGAGGTCATCGCAGCTGAAAATGGGGATGGCAATGGCAGCAGTGGTGGTAACTGCAGAGGTAACACTGAGCTAGGAGGAGGAAAAGGCGTGACATCCCAGGATGCCCAGCCACATCACCAGATGACCCCATCTAAGCGGCGCACCGTACTGAACATCTCTCCACCTCCACAAGATCTGTTTGATGATAGCAGTATGTCCTGTCAGAATGAAACAACCCTGGACTCTGAGCAGAGTAACAGTATCTGGGTGGATGACTCTCTCTCCAACTTTAGTATCATGAGCACTGTCTCTTACAATGACAACACAGAGGTGCCACGGAAATCCCGCAAACGTACTCCTCGTCAGAGGCCCGGTCCCAAGTCTGTGCCCACAGAGGAAGCCAGCATGGACATGTTTGATGCAGACAGTGCCAAAGGCCCACACTTTGTCCTGTCACAGTTAGGCTCTGATAACAAGACTGGGCCAAAAGGAAG CTCCGATGATACTCAGGCTACTAACCAAAAAGGAGGAACTCTTTCAATGCAATACCCACAGAAGAGTGAGGGGAAGGAGCTAAAGATCCTCGTCCAGCCTGAGACTCAGCACAGAGCCCGCTATCTGACTGAAGGCAGCAGGGGGTCAGTGAAAGACCGCACTCAGCAGGGCTTCCCTACTGTAAAG cTGGAGGGGGTAAAAGAGCCAGtggttttgcaggtatttgttgGAAACGACACTGGGCGTGTGAAGCCTCATGGGTTTTATCAAGCTTGCCGTGTGACTGGCCGCAACACCACAGCTTGCAAGGAAGTGGACATTGACGGCACGACTGTCATTGAGGTGTCCCTTGATCCGAGCACCAACATGACACTAGC GGTGGATTGTGTTGGGATCTTGAAGCTACGTAATGCTGATGTCGAGGCTCGTATTGGAGTGGCTGGGTCGAAGAAGAAGAGCACACGTGCTCGTCTGGTGTTTCGAGTCAACATCCCTCGTCCTGATGGATCAGTGCTCACGCTACAGACTCCCTCATCTCCAATCCTCTGCA cCCAACCTGCAGGGGTACCTGAAATCCTGAAGAAGTCACTACACAGTTGTTCAGTGAGGGGTGGAGAAGAAGTCTTCATTATTGGCAAAAACTTCCTTAAAGACACAAAAGTCATATTTCAAGAGAATGTTTCCG ATGAGAAATCATGGAAAGCAGAGGCTGAAATTGACATGGAGCTATTTCACCAG AATCACTTGATAGTGAAGGTTCCTCCGTACCAGCACCAGGACATCACCTCTGGAGTATGTGCGGGAATCTATGTGGTGACCAGTGCTGGAAGATCTCATGATGTTCAACCTTTTACCTACACTCCAGAtacag CAAAACATGACATTCCTGTGAAAAAAGAGACACTTTCTCCAGTGAAGACTTGTTCTTTTGATGATCAGCTTAAAG TTCTTGATGGTGGCTTAATGCCCTCAATGTTGCCTTTAGTGAAAAGAGAAGATGTCACTCCAATGGAGGTGACCAGCAACCTCCAGTCTTCTGGAGTATTTAAG ACTGATGACTTGTGTCCAGCCCAGCAGAACACAGACATGACTGCAggacaccaaaataaaaacacaccattttCCAACAACCTGTCTCAGCCTGCAAGCGACGCTGACAAAGGCCAGGCTCCTGTTTTTAACAACATTGAGCCCTTAAGTGCCATCCAGGAACAGGACATTGCTGCCACCAGCTCATTCTCTGTGCCTGCAGAATCCGTGCTCCAGCCAGGGGCACAGCAGTTCCTCCTGGAGCCCAGAGAAGGCCTTGGGCAAGAGAGGCCAGGCAGTGGCCCTGGAGCTGTAGGGAGGCTGTGTGGGGAGCCCACAcctcaacagcagcagttgtcGCTGTTCCCTTCAGATGAAGTGGCCCAGCTGGAGGAAGCAGTGAGGCAACTTAAAGCCAAAGGGTTCTGTAGCTTACCACTTCAGCCTGACAACTCGATggccaaacagcagcagcagcagcagcagcacatccagCACCAACAACAGATCCAAGAACAGCAaattcagcagcaacaacagcaacaacagctccagcagcaacagcagctccagcagcaacaacagctccagcagcaacaacagctgcagcagcaacagcagcttcagcagcaacaacagcaacaaattCAGCAACAACAGCTTCAGCAACATGTTTTGGAGAATTTACAGCAGCACCTGTTTCAGTCTCAGATTCAAATGCAATGTAGCATGTTTCAGGATGCCTCCCAGGGCAAGAATGCAGATCAGCAGGGTTCACCACAAAGAGTGATACCAAACCAGGGATCTCTTTTCCAGCAGGCCCAACATCAGCAACATCAGCAacatcagcaacagcaacaacagcaacaacagcagcaagcAGCTCTCTTTCAGCAGGCAGATGACCTGCTTTCTATTCAGACCAAATTCCTCCAGCATACGCCCTCTCACCCTTCACCACCCATGTTCCACAATCCTAGTTCGTtggctgaaacacaaaatcCACAGGAGGCTCTTTTTCAAAAAGCCTCTCAGGAGCAGGTCCAGGCCGCTCTCTTCCAAAACACCATGACAGTACTACAGTCTCCAGAGCAACAACCCTCAACCCCTGGACTTTTCCTCCCCCAGACATCTCTGTCCACTCAGCTTATAGCAAGTAGCtctcagcaacaacaacaacaacaacagcaacaacagcagcagcagcagcagcagcagcagcagctggcttTCCTCAGTGCTCTACAGTCCCCTGCCCCTGAACCACAATCAGTGTTTCAGTCTCAGAACCAGCTCTCACCCATTCAGCAGAGAAGCCccatggagcagcagcagccccccCAGCCTCAGTCCCACACACAGCCAACCCAGCAGCCTTCCCTGTTTCAGAACATCTCTCCACATCCATCTGTAAACACACTCTCTCCAggtcagcagcaacaacagcaggcTGACCTGCTGTTCTGCAATAATCCCCTATCCACAGCAGACCAGGCCTCTGGCCTTCTGTTCAGCAGTCAGGGCCAGATGCCTTCTTTGACCAGCAGTAGTCTAGTTTCTCAAGAGCCCCAAAacccttctctgcttttttccCAAGCCAGCATGGTGACAGTAAACCAGCAGGATCGCTCTGAGCCCATGGCCTTAGGGAACCCCACCAATCCACAACAGCAAGTCTTGTTTCAGGAGCAACAGCCGATGCAGCTGGGCAGCAGCTCAAACAACCAGCAGGAGCAGCCTGTGAGCCTCTTCATTCCGCAGTCCAACATGGCTTCTCTCCAGGGGGGGCTGGCTCAAGAGCTTGCACATTCATCCATGTTTGCCTCACAGAACGGCGTGGCAAACCTGCAGACAACCACCTCTTCCCCTGTTCAACAGCCAGGCACTTTGTTTCAAACCGCCGTGAGTGGGAGCATCAATCAGCCTAGTCAGCCTCAGCAACCTGGCTTGTTTCTTTTTGGGATTCAGAATG AATGCAGTCGGCTGATGAACACTCCTGGAAACACGCTGTCCGATCAGATAATGGCCATCAGCCAGTCTGGTCAGAACCAAAGAGAGAGTGACGCACGCATCCAGTCCCTGCTCAGCCAATCTCTGTCTCAGTCTGGGACTGTGCAGAACAGCATGTCTGCTTCTCAGAACATGGAGAAGATTAATGACCTGCTGGTCAGCCTGCAGGAATCAGGCAGTAACTTAACGCATTCGTATTAA